One genomic window of Streptococcus mitis includes the following:
- a CDS encoding cation-translocating P-type ATPase — translation MSKEQKRQAFYTQSPEEVLKAVDATEQGLSSSEAEKRLAEFGHNELEEGEKRSILVKFIEQFKDLMIIILVAAAILSVLTSGGEDIADAIIILAVVIINAAFGVYQEGKAEEAIEALKSMSSPAARVLRDGHMAEIDSKELVPGDIVALEAGDVVPADLRLLEANSLKIEEAALTGESVPVEKDLSVELAADAGIGDRVNMAFQNSNVTYGRGLGVVVNTGMYTEVGHIAGMLQDADETDTPLKQNLNNLSKVLTYAILVIALVTFVVGVFIQGKNPLGELMTSVALAVAAIPEGLPAIVTIVLALGTQVLAKRNSIVRKLPAVETLGSTEIIASDKTGTLTMNKMTVEKVFYDAVLHDSADDIELGLEMPLLRSVVLANDTKIDVEGNLIGDPTETAFIQYALDKGYDVKGFLEKYPRVAELPFDSERKLMSTVHPLADGRFLVAVKGAPDQLLKRCVLRDKAGDIAPIDEKVANLIHTNNSEMAHQALRVLAGAYKIIDSIPENLTSEELENDLIFTGLIGMIDPERPEAAEAVRVAKEAGIRPIMITGDHQDTAEAIAKRLGIIDANDTEGHVLTGAELNELSDEDFEKVVGQYSVYARVSPEHKVRIVKAWQKQGKVVAMTGDGVNDAPALKTADIGIGMGITGTEVSKGASDMILADDNFATIIVAVEEGRKVFSNIQKTIQYLLSANTAEVLTIFLSTLFGWDVLQPVHLLWINLVTDTFPAIALGVEPAEPGVMNHKPRGRKASFFSGGVLSSIIYQGVLQAAIVMSVYGLAITYPVHVGDNHAIHADALTMAFATLGLIQLFHAYNVKSVYQSILTVGPFKSKTFNWSILVSFILLMATIVVEPLEGIFHVTKLDLSQWGIVMGGSFSMIIIVEIVKFIQRKLGFDKNAI, via the coding sequence ATGTCAAAAGAACAAAAACGCCAAGCGTTTTACACTCAGAGTCCTGAAGAGGTCTTGAAGGCTGTGGATGCGACCGAGCAAGGTTTGTCATCAAGTGAGGCAGAAAAACGCCTTGCAGAATTTGGCCACAATGAACTCGAAGAAGGCGAGAAACGATCAATCCTGGTCAAATTCATCGAGCAATTTAAGGATTTGATGATTATCATCCTAGTTGCGGCAGCAATCTTGTCAGTCTTGACTTCTGGTGGGGAAGATATCGCAGATGCCATTATCATCTTAGCCGTGGTAATCATCAATGCTGCCTTTGGTGTTTACCAAGAAGGGAAAGCAGAAGAAGCTATCGAAGCTCTCAAATCAATGTCTAGTCCAGCTGCCCGCGTTCTTCGTGATGGGCATATGGCAGAGATTGATTCAAAAGAATTGGTACCAGGTGATATCGTTGCCCTCGAAGCAGGTGATGTAGTACCAGCAGACCTACGTTTGCTTGAAGCCAACTCTCTTAAAATTGAAGAAGCAGCTCTTACAGGTGAGTCTGTGCCAGTCGAAAAAGACTTGTCAGTCGAGCTTGCTGCAGATGCTGGTATTGGTGATCGTGTCAATATGGCTTTCCAAAACTCAAATGTGACTTATGGTCGTGGTCTTGGAGTTGTTGTCAATACAGGTATGTACACGGAAGTTGGTCATATCGCTGGCATGCTCCAAGATGCAGATGAGACAGACACACCACTTAAACAAAACTTGAACAACCTTTCTAAGGTCTTGACTTATGCAATTTTGGTCATTGCCCTTGTTACTTTTGTAGTTGGTGTTTTCATTCAAGGGAAAAATCCACTCGGTGAGTTGATGACCTCTGTTGCCCTTGCCGTTGCAGCCATTCCAGAAGGTCTCCCAGCTATCGTAACTATCGTTCTTGCCCTCGGTACTCAAGTTTTGGCTAAAAGAAACTCTATCGTTCGTAAGTTGCCAGCTGTAGAAACTCTTGGTTCAACAGAAATCATCGCTTCTGACAAGACTGGTACGCTGACTATGAACAAGATGACCGTCGAAAAAGTCTTCTACGATGCGGTTCTACATGACTCAGCTGATGACATTGAACTAGGTCTTGAAATGCCCCTGCTTCGTTCAGTTGTCTTGGCCAATGATACGAAAATTGATGTGGAAGGAAACTTGATTGGTGATCCAACCGAAACAGCCTTTATCCAATATGCTTTGGACAAGGGCTACGATGTCAAAGGATTTTTAGAGAAATATCCTCGTGTGGCTGAGTTGCCATTTGATTCTGAACGTAAGCTCATGTCAACAGTTCATCCACTTGCAGATGGACGCTTCCTCGTAGCTGTTAAAGGTGCGCCAGACCAACTCTTGAAACGTTGTGTTCTTCGTGATAAGGCTGGGGATATTGCTCCGATTGATGAGAAGGTTGCAAATCTCATCCATACAAACAACTCTGAAATGGCTCACCAAGCCTTGCGTGTCCTTGCTGGTGCTTATAAGATTATTGACAGCATTCCAGAAAACCTCACTTCTGAAGAGCTTGAAAATGATTTAATCTTTACTGGTTTGATTGGGATGATTGACCCTGAACGTCCTGAAGCTGCTGAGGCTGTTCGTGTGGCTAAGGAAGCGGGAATTCGTCCAATCATGATCACAGGTGACCATCAAGACACTGCAGAAGCTATTGCTAAACGTTTGGGAATCATTGACGCAAATGATACAGAAGGCCACGTTTTAACTGGTGCTGAGCTCAACGAACTGTCAGATGAAGACTTTGAAAAAGTAGTTGGTCAATACTCTGTTTATGCGCGTGTATCTCCAGAGCATAAGGTTCGTATCGTCAAGGCTTGGCAAAAACAAGGTAAGGTCGTTGCCATGACAGGTGACGGTGTCAATGATGCGCCAGCTCTGAAAACAGCCGACATCGGTATCGGTATGGGAATCACTGGTACAGAGGTTTCTAAGGGGGCTTCTGACATGATTCTTGCAGATGATAACTTTGCGACTATTATCGTTGCAGTGGAAGAAGGACGTAAGGTCTTCTCAAATATTCAAAAGACTATTCAGTACTTACTTTCTGCCAATACTGCTGAAGTATTAACCATCTTCCTATCAACCTTGTTTGGTTGGGATGTCTTACAGCCAGTTCATCTTTTGTGGATCAACTTGGTAACCGATACTTTCCCAGCAATTGCACTAGGTGTTGAACCTGCTGAGCCTGGTGTCATGAACCATAAACCACGTGGACGAAAGGCAAGCTTCTTCTCAGGTGGTGTTTTGAGTTCTATCATCTATCAAGGTGTACTCCAAGCAGCTATTGTTATGAGTGTTTATGGCCTTGCGATTACTTACCCAGTTCATGTGGGTGACAATCATGCCATTCACGCAGATGCCCTTACTATGGCCTTTGCAACCCTTGGCTTGATTCAGCTCTTCCATGCCTACAATGTGAAATCTGTTTACCAATCCATCTTAACAGTTGGCCCATTCAAGTCTAAGACCTTCAACTGGTCCATCTTGGTATCCTTCATCCTTCTCATGGCAACAATCGTCGTAGAACCGCTTGAAGGAATCTTCCACGTAACCAAACTAGACTTGTCACAATGGGGAATCGTGATGGGCGGAAGCTTCTCAATGATTATTATCGTCGAAATTGTTAAGTTTATTCAACGCAAACTCGGTTTTGACAAGAATGCGATTTAA
- a CDS encoding mucin-binding protein encodes MGNKKCIYSIRKLSLGVASVVVACGLGFLAGSVGSVSADEMLAASHILETDKPSIEIIDKDKSVGGSEKEATASEEQHFEEKHLDTPKVTEKESRVEFNYIDESTGKKLFSDERTGKVGEDLHYDTRKKISEFKRNGYVLVEDGYLKTDESKKLFQDDKNPQTYTIKLTPKHEVISLQNQTNPKSNEEVEAGVVDSPKWPADAEKIRTNNCL; translated from the coding sequence ATGGGAAATAAAAAATGTATTTACTCTATCCGTAAATTGAGTTTGGGTGTTGCTTCAGTTGTTGTGGCTTGTGGTTTAGGGTTTTTAGCTGGCTCTGTTGGAAGTGTATCTGCAGATGAAATGCTCGCAGCTAGTCATATCTTAGAAACAGACAAACCTTCTATCGAAATCATAGACAAGGATAAGTCTGTCGGGGGTTCAGAAAAAGAAGCTACTGCTTCAGAAGAGCAACATTTTGAAGAAAAACATTTAGATACTCCTAAAGTGACTGAAAAGGAATCTCGTGTTGAATTTAATTATATTGATGAATCAACAGGGAAAAAACTTTTTTCAGATGAGCGTACTGGTAAGGTGGGAGAGGATCTTCACTACGATACGAGAAAGAAAATTAGTGAGTTTAAAAGGAATGGCTATGTATTGGTTGAGGATGGCTATTTGAAAACGGATGAATCGAAGAAGCTGTTTCAAGATGATAAGAATCCGCAAACATATACTATTAAATTAACTCCAAAACATGAAGTGATTAGCTTACAAAACCAGACTAATCCTAAGTCAAATGAAGAGGTGGAAGCTGGTGTTGTCGATAGTCCTAAGTGGCCTGCAGATGCTGAAAAAATCAGAACCAATAACTGCCTTTAG
- a CDS encoding mucin-binding protein, which translates to MDISENKLLKEDTVTGESGYPIEYSTLKTISDYKRQGYDLVSSDYDRGLQYFDQDSKTDQIFKVALTPRLEFIYPEDRIPTAHKKVDEDVQDSPLWPASVSKIVNKKSIDRNISYLDFVTHDKVVADRNDQVDFKRVAKVDFVRGDLYYRDWTSDQPNLSKVATPLLKGLVADKEAVAEKTVAVTDPVIREIVYYKQLGKWIAISPTANENLALIQYPNDQDGNPAKAGLASNPGLRTIPYLKGYKAVTSAIDLVLKDSSHPELGYLLPEVPEDFTKDTVIHYLPVKATEPEPPRGDQPKTPEAPTPEEPKHPEVPTVDQPKDPEKPTPEDPKQPDMPTVEQPKTPASPVPEEPKRPEVPAVAQPKDPEKPSPKEPKQPEVSTAEQPKTPASPAPEEPKHPETPIISETKEAGKLPETASHDSILLVVGFLSALSGILLFKGKKD; encoded by the coding sequence GTGGATATCAGTGAAAACAAGCTACTGAAGGAAGATACAGTTACTGGGGAATCTGGTTATCCTATTGAATACAGTACGCTAAAAACGATTAGTGACTACAAGCGACAAGGATACGATCTTGTATCAAGTGATTATGATCGAGGTTTACAATATTTTGACCAAGATAGTAAGACTGATCAAATATTTAAGGTTGCTTTAACCCCTCGCCTAGAATTTATTTATCCTGAAGATAGAATTCCAACTGCTCATAAAAAAGTTGATGAGGATGTTCAAGATTCACCTTTATGGCCTGCCAGTGTTTCTAAAATCGTCAATAAAAAATCTATTGATCGTAACATTTCCTATCTAGATTTTGTGACACATGATAAGGTTGTTGCAGATCGAAATGATCAAGTTGATTTCAAACGCGTTGCCAAGGTTGATTTTGTAAGAGGAGACCTTTATTATCGTGATTGGACGAGTGATCAACCAAATCTATCTAAAGTAGCGACACCACTGCTAAAAGGCTTGGTGGCAGATAAAGAAGCAGTTGCAGAGAAAACAGTGGCAGTAACAGATCCTGTAATTAGGGAAATTGTCTACTACAAACAATTAGGAAAATGGATAGCCATTTCTCCAACTGCAAATGAGAATCTGGCTTTGATTCAATATCCCAATGACCAAGATGGTAATCCTGCGAAAGCAGGTCTTGCTAGCAATCCAGGTTTGAGAACAATTCCTTATCTTAAAGGCTATAAGGCCGTGACATCAGCTATTGATTTGGTGTTGAAGGATTCTTCGCATCCAGAATTGGGTTATTTATTACCAGAAGTTCCAGAAGATTTCACAAAAGATACAGTGATTCATTATCTACCTGTGAAAGCTACTGAACCAGAACCACCAAGAGGTGATCAACCTAAGACGCCAGAAGCTCCAACACCTGAGGAGCCAAAGCACCCAGAAGTACCGACGGTAGATCAACCTAAGGATCCTGAAAAGCCAACCCCTGAGGACCCTAAACAGCCGGACATGCCGACTGTTGAGCAACCAAAAACTCCAGCAAGTCCAGTACCTGAGGAGCCAAAGCGTCCCGAAGTTCCAGCTGTTGCTCAACCTAAGGATCCCGAAAAACCATCCCCTAAGGAACCCAAGCAACCTGAAGTTTCGACTGCTGAGCAACCAAAGACTCCAGCAAGTCCAGCGCCTGAGGAGCCAAAGCACCCAGAAACTCCAATAATAAGTGAAACAAAGGAAGCTGGTAAACTACCAGAGACAGCTAGTCATGATTCTATTTTGCTAGTAGTCGGATTCTTATCAGCCCTATCTGGCATCCTATTGTTTAAAGGTAAAAAAGATTAA
- a CDS encoding peptide deformylase yields MEKKIVKDILFLSQVSQPASQEDLYLARDLQDTLLANRETCVGLAANMIGVQKRVIIFNLGLIPVVMFNPVLLSSEGLYETEEGCLSLTGVRPTRRYETIRVAYRDSKWQEQTITLTGFPAQICQHELDHLEGRII; encoded by the coding sequence GTGGAAAAGAAAATTGTAAAGGATATTTTGTTTTTATCTCAGGTGTCTCAGCCTGCAAGTCAGGAAGACCTGTATCTTGCCAGAGATTTACAAGATACGCTCTTAGCAAATCGTGAGACCTGTGTTGGTCTAGCTGCCAATATGATTGGGGTGCAGAAGCGCGTGATTATCTTTAATCTTGGCTTGATTCCTGTGGTCATGTTTAACCCAGTGCTCCTGTCCTCTGAAGGCCTTTACGAGACAGAAGAAGGCTGTTTGTCCTTGACAGGTGTGAGACCTACTAGGCGTTATGAAACTATAAGGGTTGCCTATCGTGACAGCAAGTGGCAGGAACAGACCATTACCTTGACAGGCTTCCCAGCTCAGATTTGCCAGCATGAACTGGATCACTTGGAAGGACGAATCATTTAG
- a CDS encoding YczI family protein — protein MGFYVMLASMLLGLLALKIGFSQFKEKKDKFLSILTSLAGIALVLVAVWLGWPK, from the coding sequence ATGGGTTTTTATGTGATGCTTGCTTCAATGTTACTCGGACTGCTCGCTTTGAAGATAGGTTTTTCTCAGTTCAAGGAGAAAAAAGATAAATTCTTATCTATCTTAACAAGTTTAGCTGGTATAGCCCTTGTTCTCGTGGCTGTCTGGTTAGGATGGCCCAAATAA
- the yaaA gene encoding peroxide stress protein YaaA: protein MKILIPTAKEMNTDLPSIEVAPLKSESQAVLDVLALYSSSQLESFYKVSAEKAVEEFQHIQALKRQTAQHYPALKLFDGLMYRHIKRDKLTEVEQAYLENHVFITSALYGVVPALSPMAPHRLDFLMKLKVAGKTLKNHWKTAYDEALKLEEVIFSLLSSEFETVFSKEIREKMVTFKFMEDRGGQLKIHSTISKKARGAFLTSLIENQVQTVEEARRLSFTGFVYREDLSQPQELVFVKEV, encoded by the coding sequence ATGAAAATTTTAATCCCAACAGCAAAAGAAATGAACACAGATTTGCCAAGTATTGAAGTCGCTCCTTTAAAATCAGAAAGTCAGGCTGTGCTGGATGTCTTGGCTCTCTATTCTTCTAGTCAATTGGAGAGTTTTTACAAAGTTTCAGCCGAGAAGGCAGTGGAGGAATTTCAACATATCCAAGCTTTGAAAAGGCAAACTGCTCAACACTATCCAGCTCTGAAACTTTTTGATGGGCTTATGTATCGCCATATCAAGCGAGACAAACTGACCGAGGTAGAACAAGCCTATCTTGAAAATCATGTATTTATTACTTCGGCTTTGTACGGAGTCGTACCAGCCTTGTCACCTATGGCCCCTCACCGTTTGGATTTTTTGATGAAGTTAAAAGTCGCTGGTAAGACTTTGAAGAATCATTGGAAGACAGCCTACGATGAAGCTCTGAAGCTGGAAGAAGTGATTTTCTCTCTCTTGTCGTCCGAGTTTGAGACTGTATTTTCTAAGGAAATCAGAGAAAAAATGGTGACCTTCAAATTCATGGAGGATAGAGGTGGTCAGCTGAAGATTCATTCAACTATTTCTAAGAAAGCGCGTGGTGCCTTCCTAACGTCTCTGATAGAAAATCAAGTACAGACGGTAGAAGAAGCTCGTCGCTTAAGCTTTACAGGATTTGTTTACAGAGAAGACCTGTCCCAACCACAGGAATTGGTTTTTGTAAAGGAAGTATAG
- a CDS encoding NADPH-dependent FMN reductase, translating into MSKKVLFIVGSLRQGSFNHQMALEAEKALDGQAEVSYLDYSTLPLFSQDLEVPTHPAVAAAREAVFAADAIWIFSPVYNFSIPGTVKNLLDWLSRALDLSDTRGASALQDKFVTVSSVANAGHDQLFAIYKDLLPFIRTQVVGDFTAARVNDSAWADGKLVLEESVLNSLEKQAEDLVNAIK; encoded by the coding sequence ATGTCTAAAAAAGTATTATTTATCGTCGGATCACTACGTCAAGGTTCTTTTAACCACCAAATGGCTCTCGAAGCTGAGAAAGCACTTGATGGTCAAGCAGAAGTTAGCTACCTTGATTATTCAACTCTTCCTCTCTTCAGCCAAGATTTAGAAGTTCCAACTCACCCAGCTGTAGCTGCTGCTCGTGAAGCGGTTTTCGCTGCGGATGCTATCTGGATCTTCTCTCCAGTCTACAACTTCTCTATCCCTGGAACAGTGAAAAATTTGCTTGACTGGCTATCTCGTGCCCTTGACTTGTCTGATACACGTGGTGCTTCTGCCCTTCAAGACAAGTTTGTCACCGTATCATCTGTAGCTAATGCCGGTCACGATCAACTCTTCGCTATTTACAAAGATCTCTTGCCATTTATCCGTACACAAGTCGTTGGTGATTTCACTGCTGCACGTGTCAATGACTCTGCTTGGGCAGACGGAAAATTGGTTCTCGAAGAATCAGTCCTAAACTCACTTGAAAAACAAGCGGAAGACTTGGTCAATGCGATCAAGTAA
- a CDS encoding MFS transporter, whose product MLIRNYRKNIGLMAGVEFFAFLGITSFWILFLSQNGMSLWQIGLLESIFHTTSLLCEIPSGMLADRYSYKTNLYLSRIAGIVSSILMLAGQGNFWIYALAMAVSALSYNFDSGTSAAMVYDSAVEAGLKKRYLSISSFMSGVAEGTRSLGTVLAGFFVHGQLHLTYYIMIATSIIVLFLIWMLKEPSVKVEKADSVTMKQIIWTVKDELKRNPMLFNWMILSQIVGTLMCMFYFYYQNQLPDLSGWQISAVMLLGSLLNIVAVYLASKIGKNYAALKLFPILVLLTGVTYMLSYFGTPLIYILVYLISNALYALFQPIFDNDLQERLPSEVRATMLSVYSMMFSLSMIVFFPLTGWLIDHLGFVVTFLYLGFFLVMISLLLPVFLGKMAKRMDDKVIL is encoded by the coding sequence ATGTTAATAAGAAATTATCGGAAAAATATTGGCCTGATGGCCGGAGTTGAGTTTTTTGCATTTCTAGGGATTACCAGTTTTTGGATTCTCTTTCTCAGTCAAAACGGCATGTCTCTTTGGCAGATTGGACTTCTGGAGAGTATTTTTCATACGACCAGTCTTCTCTGTGAAATTCCATCTGGTATGTTAGCTGACCGCTATTCCTATAAGACCAACCTTTATTTAAGTCGTATAGCAGGAATTGTGTCTTCTATTCTCATGTTGGCTGGGCAAGGAAATTTTTGGATTTATGCACTAGCTATGGCGGTAAGTGCCTTGTCTTATAATTTTGATTCAGGCACAAGCGCAGCAATGGTTTATGATTCAGCCGTGGAAGCTGGACTCAAGAAGCGTTACTTATCTATTTCAAGTTTTATGTCAGGAGTAGCAGAAGGAACTCGGTCTTTGGGGACAGTGTTGGCGGGATTTTTTGTCCATGGTCAATTGCACCTGACCTACTATATCATGATTGCGACTTCTATCATAGTTCTTTTCCTGATTTGGATGCTGAAAGAACCAAGTGTCAAGGTAGAAAAAGCTGATAGTGTGACCATGAAACAAATTATTTGGACTGTTAAGGATGAGTTGAAGCGAAATCCCATGCTGTTCAACTGGATGATTTTGTCTCAGATTGTCGGAACACTCATGTGCATGTTTTATTTTTACTATCAAAATCAGTTACCAGATTTAAGTGGTTGGCAAATTTCAGCAGTTATGCTACTTGGTAGTCTCTTAAATATCGTCGCAGTCTATCTAGCGAGTAAGATTGGAAAGAACTATGCTGCCTTGAAGCTTTTCCCTATCCTCGTGCTGCTGACTGGCGTCACCTATATGTTGTCCTACTTTGGAACACCTCTAATCTATATTTTGGTCTATTTGATTAGTAATGCTCTATATGCTCTTTTTCAGCCGATTTTTGACAATGATTTGCAAGAGCGGCTCCCAAGTGAAGTAAGGGCAACCATGCTGAGTGTCTACTCTATGATGTTTAGCCTGAGTATGATTGTGTTTTTCCCACTGACAGGTTGGTTGATTGACCATTTAGGATTTGTAGTAACATTTCTTTATCTAGGCTTCTTTTTAGTCATGATTAGTCTTCTACTGCCTGTCTTTTTAGGAAAAATGGCTAAAAGAATGGATGATAAAGTGATTCTATAG
- a CDS encoding cell wall elongation regulator TseB-like domain-containing protein, with amino-acid sequence MKKRQNKAKNNLLWQYGLGMTILFVVISASFLYLVFLGMKPYQTAKSEGEKLAQQYAGLEQADQVDLYNGLESYYSVLGRNKKQESLAVLIGKDDHKIYVYQLNQGVSQEKAEALSKEKGAGEIDKITFGRYQDKPIWEVKSGTDFYLVDFETGALVNKEGL; translated from the coding sequence GTGAAAAAAAGACAAAACAAAGCAAAAAATAATCTACTGTGGCAGTATGGTCTAGGGATGACGATTTTGTTTGTGGTTATCAGTGCTTCCTTTCTGTATCTGGTGTTTTTGGGGATGAAACCCTATCAAACTGCTAAAAGTGAAGGAGAAAAATTAGCTCAGCAGTATGCAGGATTAGAGCAGGCTGATCAGGTTGACTTATACAATGGCTTAGAATCCTATTACAGCGTTCTTGGTCGCAATAAAAAACAAGAATCACTTGCTGTCCTGATTGGAAAAGATGACCATAAGATTTACGTTTATCAGCTAAATCAGGGTGTTTCACAAGAAAAAGCAGAAGCTCTTTCTAAGGAAAAAGGAGCTGGCGAGATTGACAAGATTACCTTTGGCCGTTATCAAGATAAGCCAATTTGGGAAGTCAAGTCAGGAACTGATTTTTATCTAGTAGATTTTGAAACAGGAGCATTGGTCAATAAGGAGGGCCTATGA
- a CDS encoding pyridoxal phosphate-dependent aminotransferase has protein sequence MKLSNRVLEMEESVTLAAGARAKTLKAEGRDILSLTLGEPDFTTPKNIQDAAIASIQDGRASFYTVTSGLPELKAAVNTYFERFYGYSVAPNQVTVAAGAKFSLYTFFMAVVNPGDEVIIPTPYWVSYGDQVKMAEGVPVFVLAKEDNHFKVTVEQLEAARTDKTKVLVLNSPSNPTGMIYTREELLAIGNWAVEKDILILADDIYGRLVYNGHEFTPISSLSEAIRKQTVVINGVSKTYAMTGWRIGYAVGEADIIAAMSKIAGQTTSNPSAVAQYAAVEALLGEQDTVESMRQAFEERLNTIYPLLAEVPGFEVVKPQGAFYLFPNVKKAMEMKGYTDVTEFTTAILEEAEVALVTGAGFGAPENVRLSYATDLDTLKEAVKRLKVFMEK, from the coding sequence ATGAAACTATCCAACCGTGTTTTAGAAATGGAAGAAAGTGTAACCTTGGCTGCTGGAGCTCGTGCCAAAACACTCAAGGCTGAGGGCAGAGATATTTTGTCTCTAACCTTAGGTGAGCCAGATTTCACTACTCCCAAGAATATCCAAGATGCCGCCATTGCATCGATTCAAGATGGGCGTGCTTCTTTTTATACAGTAACCTCAGGCCTGCCAGAACTCAAGGCAGCGGTCAATACTTACTTTGAACGCTTTTACGGTTATTCTGTAGCGCCAAATCAAGTGACAGTCGCTGCGGGAGCCAAATTTTCTCTCTATACCTTCTTTATGGCTGTGGTCAATCCAGGTGATGAAGTGATCATCCCAACCCCTTACTGGGTCAGCTATGGAGATCAAGTCAAGATGGCAGAGGGCGTTCCAGTCTTTGTTCTTGCTAAGGAAGACAATCATTTTAAGGTAACCGTAGAGCAGTTGGAAGCAGCTCGCACTGACAAGACCAAGGTTTTGGTGTTGAATTCGCCATCTAACCCCACAGGTATGATTTACACCCGTGAGGAACTCTTGGCAATCGGAAACTGGGCTGTAGAAAAGGATATTCTCATCCTAGCAGATGATATCTATGGTCGCTTGGTCTATAATGGTCATGAGTTCACACCGATTTCTAGCCTATCGGAAGCGATTCGCAAGCAAACAGTGGTCATCAATGGTGTGTCTAAAACCTATGCTATGACTGGTTGGCGGATTGGTTATGCTGTCGGTGAAGCAGACATTATCGCTGCCATGTCCAAGATTGCAGGTCAAACAACCTCGAATCCGTCAGCAGTAGCCCAATATGCAGCAGTTGAGGCTCTATTAGGTGAACAAGATACTGTAGAAAGCATGCGTCAGGCTTTTGAAGAACGTCTCAATACCATTTATCCCCTTCTTGCAGAAGTGCCAGGATTTGAAGTGGTCAAACCGCAAGGAGCCTTCTACCTCTTCCCAAATGTCAAAAAGGCCATGGAGATGAAAGGCTATACAGATGTGACAGAATTTACAACCGCTATCTTAGAAGAAGCTGAAGTAGCCTTGGTAACAGGAGCAGGCTTTGGAGCGCCAGAAAATGTCCGCCTCAGCTATGCGACAGACCTAGACACGCTTAAAGAAGCAGTTAAACGCTTGAAAGTATTTATGGAAAAATAA